A genomic region of Nitrospirota bacterium contains the following coding sequences:
- a CDS encoding nucleotidyltransferase family protein produces MKEWKKVLVPVSSSIRKTIETIDLGALQIAVAVDENGRLVGTVTDGDIRRGLLRGLSLDDTVEKIMNAHPTTVRSHENRETVLALMKSKSFHQIPIVDEEGRVVGIEILDELIRGKQPDNVVVIMAGGVGSRLRPLTDDCPKPLLKVGSKPILEIILENFIDQGFRKFYISVNYKAEMIEEYFGDGSRWGVGLTYLREKAPLGTAGALTLLADELKKPVIIMNGDLLTRLNFHQLLDFHKEHNAKATMCVRDYDYQVPYGVVTIDKHRLAGIEEKPIHHFFVSAGIYVFDPEVVALVPKNRYFDMPDLFQELIRQNKETAVFPIREYWIDIGRIDDFEKANGEYNRNF; encoded by the coding sequence ATGAAAGAATGGAAAAAAGTGCTTGTTCCAGTCTCGTCCTCCATCCGAAAGACGATTGAAACGATCGATCTCGGGGCTCTGCAGATCGCGGTTGCGGTCGATGAGAACGGTCGTCTCGTCGGCACCGTCACTGACGGGGACATCCGGCGCGGCCTCCTTCGGGGCTTATCGCTCGATGATACCGTAGAGAAGATCATGAATGCCCACCCGACCACCGTGAGGTCGCACGAGAACCGCGAAACGGTCCTTGCCCTGATGAAGAGCAAAAGTTTTCATCAGATCCCGATCGTTGATGAGGAAGGCCGCGTCGTTGGGATCGAGATACTGGATGAACTGATCCGGGGAAAGCAGCCGGATAACGTCGTGGTCATCATGGCAGGAGGCGTAGGAAGCCGTTTGCGGCCTTTAACGGATGACTGCCCGAAGCCCCTCCTGAAGGTCGGCAGCAAGCCGATCCTTGAGATCATCCTCGAGAACTTCATAGATCAGGGATTCAGAAAATTTTACATATCGGTTAATTACAAAGCGGAAATGATCGAAGAATATTTTGGAGATGGTTCCCGGTGGGGGGTTGGGCTGACCTACCTTCGCGAAAAAGCGCCGTTAGGAACTGCGGGTGCGTTAACATTGCTGGCGGATGAGTTGAAAAAACCGGTCATCATCATGAACGGCGATCTGCTGACCCGGCTCAATTTCCATCAGTTACTTGACTTTCATAAGGAACACAATGCCAAAGCAACAATGTGCGTACGCGACTACGATTACCAGGTACCCTACGGGGTCGTAACCATCGACAAACACCGGCTGGCAGGCATCGAAGAAAAGCCGATTCATCATTTCTTTGTGAGCGCCGGCATCTATGTATTTGATCCCGAAGTGGTGGCTCTCGTACCGAAGAACCGATACTTCGACATGCCGGACCTTTTCCAGGAATTGATCAGGCAGAACAAAGAAACCGCCGTCTTCCCAATCAGGGAGTATTGGATCGACATCGGACGCATTGATGATTTTGAAAAGGCCAACGGGGAGTACAACAGAAACTTCTAA
- a CDS encoding acetyltransferase: MTQPVIILGAGGHAKVLIDTLLRMGVQLSGITDPDHAKHGSSVLGVRVLGGDEVLLSNGPEMVRLANGVGSIGESAGRRRLFERFKARGYGFMNVVHPSAVIGAEVLLSEGVQVMAGVVIQSGTTIGRNTIINTRASVDHDCSIGDHVHIAPGVTLSGGVSVEEGSHIGTGATVVQGIRIGRNSIVGAGSVVLTDVPEGVTVWGVPGKVVQQ, encoded by the coding sequence ATGACCCAACCCGTCATCATACTGGGCGCAGGCGGTCATGCGAAGGTGCTGATCGATACCCTTCTCAGAATGGGCGTGCAGCTCTCGGGTATTACCGATCCTGATCACGCAAAACACGGGTCAAGCGTTCTCGGGGTCCGGGTCCTGGGGGGCGATGAGGTCCTGCTGAGCAATGGACCGGAAATGGTCAGACTCGCGAACGGTGTGGGCTCGATCGGGGAATCTGCGGGCAGGAGACGGCTATTCGAACGATTCAAGGCCAGAGGATACGGCTTTATGAATGTGGTTCATCCCTCGGCAGTAATCGGTGCGGAGGTGCTTCTCTCGGAAGGAGTTCAGGTCATGGCGGGCGTAGTGATCCAATCAGGTACTACGATTGGTCGGAATACGATCATCAATACGAGGGCTTCCGTAGACCATGACTGTTCGATCGGGGACCATGTCCATATTGCTCCGGGAGTCACCCTTTCCGGAGGGGTCAGCGTTGAGGAAGGATCTCATATCGGGACTGGGGCGACAGTGGTTCAAGGGATTCGCATCGGCAGAAACAGTATTGTTGGTGCTGGTTCGGTCGTGTTGACCGACGTTCCGGAAGGCGTAACGGTATGGGGTGTGCCCGGGAAGGTGGTACAGCAATGA
- the neuB gene encoding N-acetylneuraminate synthase, translated as MSIQRTYIIAEAGVNHGGSLEMAKKLIDAAADAGADAVKFQTFKADELVSSTAPKADYQKAATGTTESQREMLKKLELDEAAHRVLANHCRKRGIQFLSTPFDGDSVDLLAARIKVPMLKLPSGEITNGPLLLSAAQTGLPIILSTGMSTLADIKAALGVIAFGYTVKKEKPSQKAFKAALSSPKGQRSLKERVILLHCTTEYPAPLADVNLCAMEIMREAFGLPVGYSDHTQGIIVPIAAAARGAAVIEKHFTLNRELPGPDHKASLEPRELRAMVRAIRDVELTLGSGEKKPAPGEEKNFVVARRSLMAARNIKRGEALTPENLTCKRPGNGLSPLRYWEMLGKKADRDYHKDEMVGI; from the coding sequence ATGAGCATACAGCGCACTTATATCATCGCCGAAGCAGGGGTAAACCACGGCGGTTCGCTCGAGATGGCCAAAAAGCTCATCGACGCGGCCGCTGATGCCGGCGCCGATGCGGTCAAGTTCCAGACGTTCAAGGCCGACGAGCTCGTCAGCAGTACGGCTCCCAAAGCCGATTACCAGAAAGCCGCGACCGGTACAACAGAATCGCAGCGGGAAATGCTCAAAAAACTGGAGCTCGACGAGGCAGCGCACCGGGTCCTTGCCAATCATTGCCGGAAGAGGGGAATCCAGTTCCTTTCCACGCCCTTCGACGGGGACAGCGTAGACCTGCTGGCAGCGAGGATCAAGGTGCCGATGCTCAAGCTGCCTTCGGGCGAGATCACGAATGGCCCGCTCCTCCTCAGTGCAGCGCAGACGGGCCTGCCTATCATTCTCTCTACGGGTATGAGCACCCTGGCGGATATCAAGGCGGCGCTGGGAGTTATTGCCTTCGGGTACACGGTCAAAAAAGAAAAACCATCGCAAAAGGCTTTTAAGGCCGCCCTTTCTTCCCCCAAGGGCCAGCGAAGCCTGAAAGAACGGGTCATACTCCTGCACTGCACGACCGAGTATCCTGCCCCCCTCGCAGACGTGAACCTTTGCGCCATGGAAATAATGCGAGAGGCCTTCGGGCTTCCCGTCGGATATTCCGACCATACACAGGGCATAATCGTCCCGATAGCAGCCGCTGCCCGGGGCGCAGCCGTCATAGAGAAACATTTCACCTTAAACCGGGAACTTCCCGGCCCCGACCACAAGGCGTCCCTGGAGCCCCGCGAGCTCAGAGCAATGGTACGGGCGATTCGGGACGTTGAGCTGACCCTCGGGTCGGGCGAGAAGAAGCCGGCACCCGGCGAAGAGAAGAATTTTGTTGTAGCCCGGCGAAGCCTTATGGCCGCGCGGAATATAAAAAGAGGCGAGGCCTTGACGCCGGAAAACTTGACCTGCAAACGGCCGGGTAACGGTTTGTCCCCGCTCCGGTACTGGGAAATGCTCGGCAAAAAAGCCGACAGGGACTATCACAAGGATGAGATGGTAGGTATATGA
- the neuC gene encoding UDP-N-acetylglucosamine 2-epimerase, with the protein MLQRKICAVTGSRADYDLLTPVMKKIRQEPSFRLQVIATGMHLAPQFGLTYKSIEADGFTIDAKVDMELTGDTPSDVTRSLGRGVKGFAEALDRLQPDLLLVLGDRFEILAAAQSAMIAKIPMAHIAGGDTTEGSFDEAIRHSITKMSHIHFVTNEAAARRVRQLGEDPAHIYNFGSPGGIDAIKKELLDRAALERELGFTFRKRNLLVTFHPATLDAQPAGTQFRELLTALDRLGDEVGIIFTLPNADPEGNTISALIEEYTAARPRAKAFASLGQVRYLSCVAQMDAVVGNSSSGLYEVPSFRKPTVNIGDRQKGRLQASSVISCRPEASDIERAMREAFTKDCSDAVNPYDKGNSAQRIVAALKATPDYAKLLKKRFFDL; encoded by the coding sequence ATGCTACAACGTAAGATATGTGCCGTCACCGGCTCTCGCGCTGACTATGACCTTCTGACCCCCGTAATGAAAAAGATCCGGCAGGAGCCGTCCTTTCGGTTGCAGGTGATCGCGACAGGCATGCACCTTGCCCCGCAGTTCGGACTGACCTACAAGAGCATAGAAGCGGACGGTTTTACGATTGATGCGAAGGTGGACATGGAGTTGACCGGCGACACCCCCTCTGATGTGACCAGGTCTCTCGGTCGGGGCGTCAAGGGATTCGCCGAAGCACTCGACCGCCTCCAGCCTGATCTCCTGCTCGTGCTGGGAGACCGGTTTGAGATCCTCGCCGCTGCGCAGTCGGCTATGATCGCGAAAATCCCGATGGCGCACATCGCCGGAGGTGACACCACCGAAGGCTCCTTCGACGAGGCCATCCGACACAGCATCACCAAGATGTCGCACATCCACTTCGTAACCAACGAAGCGGCTGCCCGGCGGGTGCGACAACTCGGCGAGGACCCGGCGCATATCTACAATTTCGGGAGTCCGGGGGGTATCGATGCGATCAAGAAGGAGCTCCTGGACCGGGCGGCGCTCGAACGAGAGCTGGGATTCACGTTCCGGAAGCGTAATCTTCTTGTCACGTTCCATCCGGCGACTCTCGACGCCCAGCCTGCCGGAACGCAGTTCCGGGAACTGCTCACGGCCCTCGACCGACTGGGAGATGAAGTGGGTATCATCTTCACGCTCCCGAACGCAGACCCCGAAGGAAACACTATCAGCGCCTTGATCGAAGAATATACCGCTGCCAGGCCCCGGGCAAAGGCCTTCGCTTCCCTCGGCCAGGTCCGCTACTTAAGCTGCGTGGCCCAGATGGACGCCGTCGTAGGCAACTCCTCAAGCGGGCTCTATGAAGTGCCCTCGTTCAGGAAGCCGACCGTCAATATCGGCGACCGCCAGAAAGGGCGGCTACAGGCATCATCGGTGATCAGTTGCCGGCCCGAAGCGTCGGACATCGAGCGAGCTATGCGGGAGGCCTTCACGAAAGACTGCTCCGATGCGGTAAACCCCTACGATAAGGGCAACAGCGCACAGCGCATCGTCGCAGCACTCAAGGCGACCCCAGACTATGCCAAGCTCCTAAAGAAGAGGTTCTTCGACCTGTGA
- a CDS encoding LegC family aminotransferase, which translates to MTENLDPHKVVQALRTVLPAAGNGPVALHEPCFKGNEWAYVKECLDTGWVSSAGAFVDMFERQVAEYTGARRVVAVVNGTAALHICLLLAGVEHDDEVLVPALTFVATANAVVYCGAVPHFVDSEERTLGLDPHKLDVYLNEVGEMRPDACFNKRTGRRIKAVVPMHTFGHPVDMEPLLEVCARYRLELIEDAAESLGSFYKGRHTGTMGKLSALSFNGNKTITTGGGGAILTDDEELAKRAKHLTTTAKVPHPWQLYHDKVGYNYRLPNINAALGCAQLEQLPAFLQSKRTLARRYQNAFAGVDGVRFFTEPPFAKSNYWLNVLLLDEALACSRDRILKASNDAGIMTRPAWSLMHQLPMFRDCPRMDLAVAESIERRLINIPSSAILGAPYATT; encoded by the coding sequence ATGACAGAAAATCTCGACCCTCATAAGGTTGTACAAGCGCTGAGGACGGTCCTTCCCGCTGCGGGCAATGGGCCCGTTGCACTCCATGAGCCCTGCTTCAAGGGGAATGAATGGGCCTACGTCAAGGAATGCCTCGACACGGGCTGGGTGTCATCGGCCGGTGCGTTTGTGGATATGTTCGAGCGGCAAGTGGCCGAGTATACGGGCGCACGTCGCGTGGTGGCGGTGGTGAATGGCACGGCTGCCCTGCATATCTGTCTTCTGCTCGCAGGGGTGGAGCACGACGACGAAGTCCTGGTCCCTGCGTTGACCTTTGTGGCTACTGCGAACGCTGTAGTCTATTGCGGTGCTGTGCCCCATTTCGTGGACAGCGAGGAGCGGACGCTGGGTCTCGACCCCCATAAGCTCGATGTCTATCTGAACGAAGTTGGTGAGATGAGGCCTGACGCTTGTTTTAATAAAAGGACGGGAAGAAGAATTAAAGCAGTGGTTCCCATGCACACCTTTGGACATCCTGTTGATATGGAACCCCTGCTTGAGGTCTGCGCCCGCTACAGGCTTGAATTGATCGAGGATGCTGCCGAATCCCTCGGCTCCTTTTACAAGGGCCGCCATACGGGCACCATGGGGAAGCTGTCCGCACTCAGCTTTAACGGCAACAAGACCATCACGACGGGCGGGGGCGGCGCGATCCTGACCGATGACGAGGAGCTCGCGAAACGCGCAAAACATCTCACGACAACGGCGAAGGTGCCCCATCCCTGGCAGCTCTATCATGACAAGGTCGGCTATAATTACCGGCTTCCCAACATCAACGCAGCTCTCGGCTGCGCCCAACTGGAACAATTGCCGGCCTTCCTGCAGAGCAAGCGGACTCTGGCGCGCCGCTATCAGAATGCTTTTGCCGGTGTCGATGGCGTCAGATTTTTCACCGAACCTCCATTTGCAAAGAGCAATTACTGGCTGAATGTCCTTCTGCTCGACGAGGCTCTGGCATGCTCCCGCGACAGGATACTGAAGGCGAGCAATGATGCCGGGATCATGACCCGTCCTGCATGGAGCCTGATGCATCAGCTCCCCATGTTCAGGGACTGTCCCCGGATGGACCTTGCCGTTGCCGAAAGCATTGAACGCAGGCTGATCAATATTCCAAGCAGTGCCATTTTAGGTGCTCCTTATGCTACAACGTAA
- a CDS encoding NAD-dependent 4,6-dehydratase LegB, which yields MNSSLKNKKILVTGADGFIGSHLTEELVRQGHSVRAFVLYNSFNSWGWLESVDNEIRRSLDVFSGDIRDPHGVRTAMKGCDVVLHLAALIAIPYSYHSPDTYVDTNVKGTLNIVQAARELGVQKVVHTSTSEVYGTARFVPITEDHPLQGQSPYSASKIGADHIAMSFFHSFSTPVAIIRPFNTYGPRQSARAVIPTVVTQIAGGQKTLKLGALHPTRDFNYIRDTVRAFIAVAESDRAVGEIVNIGSNYEISIGDLVRMIADIMGSDCGITTEATRLRPENSEVERLWADNAKAEKLLGWKPEYAGTEGLRRGLKETIDWFRVPGNLKGYKADLYNV from the coding sequence ATGAATTCTTCATTGAAGAATAAAAAGATCCTGGTCACCGGCGCTGATGGATTCATCGGCTCCCATCTTACCGAGGAACTGGTCCGGCAGGGCCACTCGGTGCGTGCTTTCGTGCTCTATAACTCATTCAACTCCTGGGGTTGGCTGGAGAGTGTCGACAACGAGATCAGGAGGTCCCTCGATGTGTTTTCCGGTGATATCAGGGACCCGCACGGAGTAAGAACAGCGATGAAGGGATGCGACGTGGTCCTGCACCTGGCAGCCCTGATCGCAATTCCCTATTCCTATCATTCTCCAGACACCTATGTTGACACCAATGTAAAAGGAACACTGAATATCGTCCAGGCGGCACGCGAACTGGGTGTCCAGAAAGTCGTGCATACCTCTACGAGCGAAGTATACGGCACGGCCAGATTCGTCCCCATAACCGAAGACCATCCCCTGCAGGGTCAGTCGCCCTATTCCGCCTCCAAGATCGGGGCGGATCATATTGCGATGTCATTTTTTCATTCCTTTAGTACGCCGGTTGCGATCATCCGGCCCTTCAACACCTACGGCCCCCGGCAGTCCGCCCGGGCCGTTATCCCTACCGTCGTTACACAGATCGCGGGCGGCCAGAAAACATTGAAACTCGGAGCGCTTCATCCGACGCGCGATTTCAACTATATCAGGGATACTGTCAGGGCCTTTATTGCAGTGGCAGAGTCGGATCGCGCGGTCGGAGAAATTGTCAATATCGGCAGCAATTATGAGATCTCGATCGGAGACCTCGTTCGTATGATCGCCGACATCATGGGTTCCGATTGCGGGATAACAACAGAGGCCACCCGTCTCCGGCCCGAGAACAGCGAAGTAGAGCGGCTCTGGGCAGACAATGCGAAAGCGGAGAAACTGCTTGGCTGGAAACCGGAATACGCGGGCACGGAAGGCCTCAGGCGCGGGCTCAAAGAAACCATAGACTGGTTCCGGGTACCCGGGAATCTGAAGGGCTACAAGGCCGACCTCTATAATGTATGA
- a CDS encoding winged helix-turn-helix transcriptional regulator has protein sequence MNKENSKKSLTPVFFHGNVHSMNKKAPIAPDTDHFKALQILDELSVNDSMTQRDLSERLGLALGLVNSYIKNLVTKGFITVAAIPPKRYAYYLTPKGFAEKTRLAYDLLQDYTRIYREAKNNYRTLFQNLERSGQKKIIFAGVDEVTDIAFITLHETGLELTGVVDDEKKGDLFFGREIREIGACKSLQHDCVVITSYLQRDAIEQALVKNGIAGKSIRQVFIF, from the coding sequence ATGAACAAAGAAAACTCTAAAAAATCATTGACACCCGTTTTTTTTCATGGTAACGTTCATTCTATGAACAAGAAGGCTCCGATTGCCCCAGATACAGATCATTTCAAAGCTCTCCAGATCCTCGATGAGCTTTCGGTGAACGATTCCATGACGCAGCGTGATCTGAGCGAGCGCCTCGGCCTGGCGCTGGGGCTCGTGAACTCATACATAAAGAATCTCGTGACCAAGGGCTTCATCACGGTCGCGGCGATCCCTCCGAAGCGCTACGCCTACTATCTTACACCCAAAGGCTTTGCCGAGAAGACCCGCCTTGCCTATGACCTGCTCCAGGACTATACCCGCATTTACCGGGAGGCAAAGAACAACTACCGGACGCTGTTCCAAAATCTCGAGCGATCGGGACAGAAAAAGATCATTTTTGCGGGCGTTGACGAAGTGACCGACATCGCGTTCATCACGCTGCACGAGACCGGCCTGGAGCTGACCGGCGTGGTGGACGATGAGAAGAAGGGCGACCTATTCTTCGGCAGGGAGATCCGGGAGATCGGGGCCTGCAAGTCCCTGCAACATGATTGTGTGGTCATCACTTCGTATCTTCAGCGGGATGCGATCGAACAGGCGCTGGTCAAGAACGGCATTGCCGGGAAAAGCATCCGGCAGGTATTCATTTTCTGA
- a CDS encoding patatin-like phospholipase family protein: MEPKICLALGGGAARGLAHLGVLKVFEDAKVPIDMIAGTSLGALVGGLYALQPDSAYWMGRLEQYLRSFRSRKTRLEFLRRLEETDERNHGFFTDMANLIRKGYFWGITATKPAFISEQEYEDFIYPLIPDNAFEDTKILFACVATDIRNGKRVVYRSGSLRRAISASCALPGIFPPVVDGDMLLVDGGWVERVPVHCARELGADIVIAVDVSSEVGRFEDKFGLDVVMRADAVSRIYLNELLMRDADVVIHPPVGGTNWADFSNPRELYRLGETAALEKLLSIKTAISRASVDSLPQKTLGAQIKDIKDRIMGKVAGGK, encoded by the coding sequence ATGGAACCGAAGATATGTCTGGCACTGGGCGGCGGCGCGGCGCGGGGACTGGCTCATCTGGGCGTGCTCAAGGTCTTTGAGGACGCGAAGGTCCCCATCGACATGATCGCCGGTACGAGCCTGGGCGCATTGGTCGGCGGGCTTTATGCACTCCAGCCCGACTCGGCATACTGGATGGGAAGGCTCGAACAGTATCTTCGCAGCTTCCGGTCCCGGAAGACCCGGCTTGAGTTCCTGAGGAGGCTGGAAGAGACTGACGAAAGAAACCACGGGTTTTTTACCGACATGGCGAACCTTATCCGGAAGGGATATTTCTGGGGCATCACTGCGACGAAACCCGCCTTCATTTCCGAACAAGAATACGAAGATTTCATCTATCCGTTGATCCCGGACAATGCCTTTGAAGACACCAAGATCCTGTTCGCGTGCGTCGCCACGGACATCCGGAACGGAAAGCGGGTTGTTTACCGCAGCGGTTCGCTGCGCCGCGCGATCAGCGCCAGCTGCGCACTGCCGGGCATCTTTCCGCCGGTCGTGGACGGGGACATGCTGCTCGTGGACGGCGGCTGGGTGGAGCGCGTTCCGGTCCATTGCGCCAGGGAGCTGGGAGCCGACATCGTGATCGCCGTGGACGTCTCGAGCGAGGTCGGCAGGTTCGAGGACAAGTTCGGGCTCGACGTGGTCATGCGCGCCGACGCGGTGTCCCGGATCTACCTGAACGAACTCCTGATGCGCGATGCCGACGTGGTCATCCATCCGCCCGTGGGCGGGACGAACTGGGCGGATTTCAGCAACCCCCGCGAGCTTTACCGCTTGGGAGAGACGGCGGCGCTCGAGAAGCTCCTTTCGATAAAGACCGCGATCTCCCGCGCATCCGTGGACAGTCTTCCGCAGAAAACGCTCGGTGCGCAGATCAAGGACATCAAGGACAGGATCATGGGGAAAGTGGCCGGGGGAAAATGA
- a CDS encoding glycerophosphodiester phosphodiesterase gives MAKPLVIAHRGDSSEALENSLAAFRLALTVPVDMIELDLRLSRDGFLYVMHDRHTGRTAERNVAVEAASSKELDGIRLRDGERIPRLDDVLELVAGKAGINTEIKSHGGGAALARHLAGHPFAGTLVVSSFREEELPPVQSALPEARCAVIYDTFSLRHVAAYRAKGYSLISLRKNTVTEPLVRACHGQGVDIFVWTVDTEEEMKRCIDWKVDGIYTNRPALLKQVLDRRYAKKK, from the coding sequence ATGGCGAAACCGCTCGTTATTGCTCACCGCGGCGATTCCTCCGAGGCGCTCGAAAATTCACTTGCAGCCTTCCGGCTTGCCCTCACGGTCCCGGTCGACATGATTGAGCTCGATCTGAGGCTGAGCAGGGACGGGTTCCTCTATGTGATGCATGACAGGCATACGGGCAGGACGGCCGAGAGGAATGTCGCCGTGGAAGCGGCTTCGTCAAAAGAGCTGGACGGCATCAGGCTCAGGGACGGAGAGCGCATTCCGCGATTAGACGATGTGCTCGAGCTGGTGGCGGGAAAAGCCGGCATCAATACCGAGATCAAGAGCCACGGAGGAGGGGCGGCGCTTGCCCGTCATCTTGCCGGGCACCCATTTGCAGGAACCCTCGTGGTGTCCTCCTTCAGGGAAGAGGAACTCCCGCCGGTGCAGTCGGCTCTGCCCGAAGCCCGCTGCGCCGTCATTTATGATACTTTCTCCCTCCGGCATGTGGCCGCCTACCGGGCAAAGGGATACTCGCTGATCAGCCTGCGGAAGAACACGGTGACCGAACCGCTTGTCAGGGCATGCCACGGGCAGGGGGTGGACATCTTTGTGTGGACCGTGGACACGGAAGAAGAAATGAAACGATGCATCGATTGGAAAGTCGACGGCATCTACACGAACAGGCCCGCCTTGCTGAAACAGGTTTTGGACAGGCGATATGCAAAAAAAAAATAA
- a CDS encoding glycerol-3-phosphate dehydrogenase/oxidase, translated as MSAIERPEQNVYDIVVIGGGITGAGTARDAALRGLSCLLLEKGDFASGVTSKTTRLIHGGLRYLANFEIDLVAESLRERAILRRMAPHLIRPIPLVIPIYRDDPRGRAVISLGIHLYDLLSHERDIPHYFTSNRDRTLAFEPRLNRSGLTGSARYYDHQILMPERLVLENIIAAREAGAMVRNYVRAERIEETDSGVVVTARDQLNGEAYTFRAKVLINAAGPWIDSVRRAGKIDQHRIIFPTKGIHLVLPKLSDQALFVASRDNRMFFIIPLDSWSLIGTTDTRYDGDLDEVHADRDDVEYLLTESRRVLPGLNIRREAILYTYAGIRPLAFAGTSEAKISRKHRVIREGRNNRIITIAGGKLTTYRAMAKDVVDTACTALGVKASCLTDARPFPGGLPLPYDEYVAQAVPDLAARYAVDNETVSHLIRFYGSRTERVLDLAGRDPALREEVSPGSRDIYAQVLYSIREEGARTLSDVVLRRMHTGMTGARGTDRIEKLAAVAAREFDWNQDETKQQVGGFLQDLDKDRVCLKA; from the coding sequence GTGTCCGCCATCGAAAGACCGGAACAAAACGTATACGACATCGTCGTGATCGGGGGCGGCATCACCGGGGCGGGGACGGCGCGGGACGCCGCGCTCCGGGGCTTGTCGTGCCTGCTCCTGGAAAAGGGCGATTTCGCCTCGGGCGTCACGTCCAAGACGACGCGGCTGATCCACGGCGGCCTGCGGTATCTTGCCAATTTCGAGATCGATCTGGTCGCCGAGTCATTACGGGAGCGGGCGATCCTCCGGCGCATGGCGCCCCATCTGATCCGCCCCATCCCGCTTGTCATTCCCATCTATCGGGACGACCCCCGCGGCAGGGCCGTCATTTCCCTCGGCATCCACCTCTATGACCTGCTGTCCCATGAACGGGACATCCCCCACTATTTCACCTCCAACAGGGACAGGACGCTCGCCTTCGAGCCGCGCCTGAACCGCAGTGGTCTGACGGGAAGCGCACGGTACTACGATCACCAGATCCTGATGCCGGAGCGGCTCGTGCTGGAAAACATCATTGCCGCCCGGGAAGCGGGCGCCATGGTCCGGAACTACGTCCGGGCCGAACGGATCGAGGAGACGGACAGCGGCGTGGTCGTCACCGCCCGGGATCAGTTGAATGGCGAGGCATACACGTTCCGCGCAAAGGTCCTGATCAATGCGGCCGGTCCGTGGATCGACAGCGTCCGCAGGGCGGGGAAGATCGACCAACACAGGATCATCTTCCCGACAAAAGGCATCCATCTCGTGCTGCCGAAGCTCTCCGATCAGGCCCTCTTCGTTGCATCCCGGGACAACAGGATGTTCTTCATCATACCGCTGGACTCCTGGTCCCTCATCGGGACAACGGACACGAGGTACGACGGCGACCTTGACGAAGTGCACGCAGACCGCGACGACGTGGAGTATCTGCTCACCGAGAGCAGGCGGGTGCTTCCCGGCCTGAATATCAGGCGGGAAGCGATCCTGTACACCTACGCGGGCATTCGTCCGCTCGCGTTCGCGGGCACGAGCGAAGCAAAAATATCGCGCAAGCACCGGGTGATCCGGGAAGGCCGGAACAACAGGATCATCACGATCGCCGGCGGCAAGCTGACGACGTACCGCGCCATGGCAAAGGATGTCGTGGACACCGCCTGTACCGCGCTCGGCGTGAAAGCATCCTGCCTGACGGATGCCCGGCCCTTTCCCGGCGGCCTGCCCCTGCCCTATGATGAATATGTGGCACAGGCGGTGCCGGACCTGGCGGCGCGGTACGCGGTCGACAACGAAACGGTATCGCACCTCATCAGGTTCTATGGCTCGCGGACCGAACGCGTGCTGGACCTTGCCGGCAGGGACCCGGCTCTGCGTGAAGAGGTCTCGCCCGGGAGCAGGGACATTTACGCGCAGGTCCTGTACAGCATCCGGGAAGAGGGTGCGAGGACGCTCTCCGATGTCGTGCTGCGCAGGATGCATACGGGGATGACCGGGGCGCGCGGCACAGACCGGATCGAAAAGCTGGCTGCTGTCGCTGCCCGGGAATTTGACTGGAACCAGGACGAAACAAAACAGCAGGTCGGGGGCTTTCTCCAGGACCTGGACAAGGATCGCGTCTGCCTGAAAGCGTGA